A stretch of the uncultured Cohaesibacter sp. genome encodes the following:
- a CDS encoding AsmA-like C-terminal domain-containing protein — translation MRRKILWGLAILVLVLMILIGLILVRLSISPVSVSSFLGQIETLAEEALPPGQQLEIEDALVSFADQGGLALRLSGVRLTDHNQTKLAAKRIDLVVGLFDLISSRIRPTEIFIPEMMVHVRRDKDGRILIAGQDPGADEDVLGPPVRSQAVFYDPDEPEFVSLAYSMRRAIKPLTDPDLSKRPPRILIRNTEIVVEDEIEDNSRSLHNVALSYNPTGEKDDLWRIDFAADGHNGRIGFAMAEYPLEDTQQGDSGRSIELRFADLSLADLAPRFANKSQNFQFASSLYGAARFDFDLKGELVDMRVALDVGAGKLEFDFEDNAYLDEASLRLDWDPAIRAMRLERGRVLFGETGGEFRGVAVWPEKRDGDIRVAIEGTDIKLAARDNPNPAKTLKQLVLNMKIGRESGISTIERFAAIADDGNVQGAGSMAWVNGELTAKMTFIASEMPYDLLGAMWPVPIANGARKWILENIQAGRMTGGTIELSLSESMLERNEENRLILPDNSVQVRFGAEDLRIKGFGDLPPADNVNGSGVITGRTFTASIKDGYFLTKAGRRFAIKSGMIEIPDHSEKPPIGVVVVDGEGDAAALGEIADSDPLNVLSQEKNKPGDLSGRAHARVKVRFPFLKDLKKEQVDYSAKIELKDFSSAAAIRGYKLSDADLSINTDGARIAIAGKGKVDGLVTDLDLVTSTDDSVAFSSKFALKLNDDDRRNLGIDLSDWLRGPVFVKAQQDGGQEGVTRFDVDLTKAVIALDEIGWSKKANVRGRVRFSLTDKGGTLLVRDAELSGDGFEAVATADIDKQSGLKKLTVANLKLSRGDRLRLDVVQSQPDFYTARLTGDVLDLRGKFLSGGVGASAKKDSGAKGSFRVNMALNKVVGLSGHTLKDFTASILTVNGKDKSIKAKGLIDGRSQLSVDTKQEKYPTVQISSGDAGALLRFTGALDRVLGGRLAMSVALQDGWNKVSGSLLMKDFNLSGRVQRQREQSSGGKQVSNDFAKLTLQFSGQNGIYRIRDGVLKSAALGATMGGSLNLKEKTLSLGGTYIPAYGLNNIFSRVPVLGRIIGGRKNEGLIGITFKVKGSLSNPQVFINPASVLAPGMFRQIFEFNR, via the coding sequence TTGCGTCGAAAGATCCTTTGGGGCCTCGCTATCCTTGTTCTGGTGTTGATGATACTGATCGGTCTGATTCTGGTTCGATTGTCGATTTCGCCAGTTTCTGTCAGTAGCTTTCTGGGCCAGATCGAAACACTGGCTGAAGAGGCGCTACCACCGGGGCAACAGCTTGAGATCGAGGATGCCTTGGTCAGTTTTGCTGATCAGGGTGGGCTTGCCTTGCGTCTGTCCGGGGTTCGGCTGACGGATCACAATCAAACCAAGCTGGCGGCAAAACGGATAGATCTCGTGGTCGGTCTGTTTGATTTGATCTCTTCGCGTATTCGCCCAACTGAAATCTTCATTCCTGAAATGATGGTTCATGTGCGCAGGGACAAAGATGGACGCATTCTGATTGCCGGGCAGGATCCGGGGGCTGATGAAGACGTACTGGGGCCGCCGGTCCGTTCGCAAGCGGTTTTTTACGATCCCGATGAGCCGGAATTTGTTTCGCTTGCCTACTCGATGCGCCGCGCGATCAAGCCGTTGACCGATCCGGATTTGAGCAAACGTCCGCCTCGCATTCTGATCCGCAACACTGAAATTGTAGTTGAAGACGAGATTGAGGATAATAGTCGCAGCCTCCACAATGTCGCCTTGTCCTATAACCCGACTGGCGAAAAGGATGATCTTTGGCGCATCGACTTTGCTGCCGATGGTCATAATGGGCGGATCGGTTTTGCAATGGCAGAATATCCGCTGGAAGATACTCAGCAAGGGGATTCCGGCCGCTCCATCGAGCTGCGTTTTGCAGATCTGTCTTTGGCGGATCTTGCCCCCCGCTTTGCAAACAAAAGCCAGAATTTCCAATTCGCGTCATCCCTTTATGGGGCTGCCCGGTTCGACTTCGATTTGAAGGGTGAACTGGTCGATATGCGCGTGGCGCTCGACGTGGGGGCCGGGAAGCTGGAATTTGACTTCGAAGACAACGCATATCTCGATGAGGCCAGTTTGCGACTGGATTGGGATCCGGCAATCCGAGCCATGAGGCTGGAGCGTGGCAGGGTGTTGTTTGGTGAAACCGGCGGAGAGTTTCGTGGGGTGGCGGTGTGGCCTGAAAAGCGCGACGGCGATATCCGGGTTGCGATTGAAGGGACAGACATCAAGCTTGCTGCGCGGGATAATCCCAACCCTGCAAAGACCCTCAAGCAGCTTGTTCTCAATATGAAGATCGGCCGAGAAAGTGGTATTTCGACCATTGAGCGTTTTGCCGCCATTGCTGATGACGGCAACGTTCAGGGCGCAGGTTCGATGGCTTGGGTTAATGGGGAACTGACGGCGAAAATGACTTTTATCGCGTCGGAAATGCCCTATGACCTGCTCGGCGCGATGTGGCCGGTGCCGATAGCCAATGGTGCACGCAAGTGGATTTTAGAAAATATCCAGGCCGGTCGGATGACCGGTGGGACGATCGAATTGTCATTGTCCGAGAGCATGCTGGAGCGCAATGAGGAGAACCGGTTGATTCTGCCAGACAATTCGGTTCAGGTTCGCTTTGGTGCCGAGGATTTGCGTATCAAGGGCTTTGGGGATTTGCCGCCAGCCGACAATGTGAATGGCAGCGGGGTGATCACCGGGCGCACCTTTACCGCGTCGATCAAGGATGGTTATTTTCTGACCAAGGCGGGACGACGCTTTGCCATCAAGTCGGGCATGATTGAAATCCCTGATCACTCCGAAAAACCACCAATTGGTGTTGTGGTTGTTGATGGGGAAGGGGATGCTGCTGCCCTTGGTGAGATTGCTGACAGTGACCCGTTGAATGTGTTGTCGCAAGAGAAGAACAAGCCGGGCGATTTGTCGGGACGCGCTCATGCCCGCGTCAAGGTGCGCTTTCCGTTCCTCAAGGATTTGAAAAAGGAACAGGTCGATTATAGCGCCAAGATCGAGCTAAAGGATTTCTCCAGTGCGGCGGCTATCCGGGGCTACAAACTCTCTGATGCAGACCTCTCGATCAATACGGACGGTGCGCGCATTGCCATTGCTGGCAAGGGCAAGGTCGATGGTTTGGTGACCGATCTGGATCTGGTTACATCCACCGATGATTCCGTTGCTTTCTCGTCCAAATTTGCACTCAAACTGAATGATGATGATCGCCGCAATCTGGGCATAGATCTCTCAGACTGGCTTCGCGGGCCGGTTTTTGTCAAAGCCCAGCAGGATGGCGGACAAGAGGGTGTGACCCGGTTTGACGTTGATCTGACCAAGGCGGTGATCGCGCTTGATGAAATCGGTTGGAGCAAGAAGGCCAATGTGCGCGGTCGCGTGCGCTTTTCGCTGACAGACAAGGGAGGCACCCTCCTTGTTCGGGATGCCGAATTGTCTGGCGACGGATTTGAGGCGGTGGCCACAGCCGATATCGACAAGCAAAGCGGTCTGAAGAAATTGACGGTGGCCAATCTCAAGCTCAGCCGTGGGGATCGGTTGCGTCTTGACGTGGTGCAGAGCCAGCCCGATTTCTACACGGCACGGCTGACCGGCGATGTGTTGGATTTACGAGGTAAATTCCTCTCTGGCGGTGTTGGGGCGTCGGCCAAGAAAGACAGTGGTGCGAAAGGAAGCTTCCGGGTCAATATGGCATTGAACAAGGTTGTCGGGCTATCGGGGCATACGCTGAAAGACTTCACCGCGAGCATTCTGACAGTGAATGGCAAGGACAAGAGCATCAAGGCCAAGGGTCTGATTGATGGACGGTCTCAATTGTCCGTTGATACCAAACAGGAAAAATATCCGACCGTGCAAATTTCCAGTGGCGATGCAGGTGCCTTGCTGCGGTTCACAGGGGCGCTTGATCGGGTGTTGGGCGGGCGTCTGGCCATGTCCGTTGCCTTGCAGGACGGATGGAACAAGGTCTCCGGATCGTTGCTTATGAAGGATTTCAACCTTTCTGGGCGCGTCCAGCGGCAACGCGAGCAAAGCAGCGGCGGCAAGCAGGTGAGCAATGACTTTGCCAAGCTGACGCTGCAATTCTCGGGTCAAAACGGTATCTATCGCATTCGGGACGGCGTTCTCAAAAGCGCAGCACTTGGTGCGACCATGGGCGGCAGCCTTAATCTGAAGGAAAAGACCCTTTCGCTCGGCGGTACCTATATTCCAGCCTATGGCCTGAACAACATTTTCAGCCGGGTGCCCGTGCTCGGGCGCATCATTGGCGGGCGCAAAAATGAGGGATTGATCGGCATAACCTTCAAGGTGAAGGGCAGTTTGTCGAACCCGCAAGTCTTCATCAATCCAGCATCGGTTTTGGCGCCGGGTATGTTCCGGCAGATTTTCGAGTTCAACCGATAA
- the tyrS gene encoding tyrosine--tRNA ligase, translating into MTAFKSDFLHILNERGFIHQCSDPEGLDQLFCKETVTAYTGYDCTAASLHVGNLVSIMMLHWLQQTGHRPITLMGGGTTMVGDPSGRDETRQLLTPAKIQENKESIRDIFAKLLTFGDGATDAVQVDNADWLLKLNYIEFLRDIGSKFSVNQMLARDSVRLRLEREQALSFIELNYMILQSYDYTVLNKEYGCRLQMGGSDQWGNIVSGIDLCRRMNQSETFALTVPLITKSDGSKMGKSVDGAVWLRSDMYSPYDYWQFWRNAGDADVSRFLRLYTTIPMDEVRRLEALEGNELNEAKKILATEATALIHGRTAAEEAAETARKTFEAGQASAANLPTVEVAQSDLDAGLGILSAFVTAGLAKSNGEARRSIKGGAFKLNDNPVADETALITKADLNEDGVIKLSMGKKKHVLLKLS; encoded by the coding sequence ATGACCGCCTTCAAATCCGATTTTTTACACATTCTGAATGAGCGCGGCTTCATTCATCAGTGCTCGGACCCGGAAGGGCTGGATCAACTCTTTTGCAAGGAAACGGTTACTGCTTATACGGGCTATGATTGCACCGCAGCTTCCCTGCATGTGGGCAATCTGGTCTCCATCATGATGTTGCATTGGCTGCAGCAGACCGGTCACCGCCCCATCACCCTGATGGGTGGCGGCACCACCATGGTGGGCGACCCTTCAGGCCGCGACGAAACGCGTCAATTGCTAACACCAGCCAAGATTCAGGAAAACAAGGAAAGCATTCGCGATATTTTCGCCAAGCTGCTGACCTTTGGTGACGGCGCAACCGATGCCGTTCAGGTCGACAATGCCGACTGGCTCCTCAAGCTCAATTATATCGAATTCCTGCGCGATATCGGATCGAAATTCTCGGTCAATCAGATGCTCGCCCGTGACAGCGTGCGCCTGCGCCTTGAGCGCGAGCAGGCCCTGTCCTTCATTGAGCTGAACTACATGATCTTGCAGTCTTATGACTACACGGTCTTGAACAAGGAATATGGCTGCCGCCTGCAGATGGGTGGATCGGACCAGTGGGGCAACATCGTCTCTGGTATTGATCTTTGCCGCCGCATGAACCAGAGCGAAACCTTCGCCCTGACCGTTCCCTTGATCACCAAATCCGACGGCTCGAAAATGGGCAAATCGGTGGATGGTGCGGTCTGGCTGCGTTCAGACATGTATAGCCCTTATGACTATTGGCAATTCTGGCGCAATGCCGGTGATGCTGATGTCAGTCGTTTCCTCAGGCTCTACACCACCATACCCATGGATGAAGTGCGCCGCCTTGAGGCATTGGAAGGCAACGAGTTAAACGAAGCCAAGAAGATCCTGGCAACCGAAGCCACCGCACTGATTCACGGACGCACAGCCGCCGAAGAAGCCGCAGAAACCGCCCGCAAGACCTTTGAGGCCGGACAGGCCTCTGCTGCCAATCTACCAACGGTTGAGGTTGCCCAAAGCGATCTTGATGCAGGCTTGGGTATCCTCTCCGCCTTTGTCACCGCAGGTCTTGCCAAATCCAACGGTGAAGCCCGCCGCTCGATCAAGGGTGGCGCTTTCAAGCTCAATGACAATCCTGTCGCAGACGAGACTGCTTTGATCACAAAGGCCGATCTCAATGAGGACGGCGTCATCAAGCTCTCCATGGGCAAGAAAAAACATGTGCTCCTCAAATTGAGCTGA
- a CDS encoding anhydro-N-acetylmuramic acid kinase: protein MANNDAKMSIAVGLMSGTSCDGVDAALIETDGVQFARPLASIFRPYSEEEQALLRQALVDARGMTDRAARPGALADAERLITQAHKEAVETLLASSKGKKYRPDVIGFHGQTVWHDPANRLTVQIGDGQALADAFGVPVVYDFRAADVALGGQGAPMVPVYHSAIQQQLELPLPIAFVNIGGVANITFIGASGMMTAFDSGPGNALINDFVREKAGLDMDEGGKLARAGSIDYLVLATIMADPYFRKPAPKSIDRNAFDISAVMSKSLEDGAATLAALTAETIALGLEHMEQLERHPAEMVVVCGGGQHNHFLMDQLRGALDMPVMPADDLGWKGDTLEAEAFGYLAVRSQLGMPLTYPGTTGVPKPTRGGVLAEPVAKSDPS, encoded by the coding sequence ATGGCTAATAATGACGCAAAAATGTCGATCGCTGTGGGACTCATGAGCGGAACTTCGTGTGATGGCGTCGATGCTGCCCTGATCGAGACGGATGGTGTGCAATTTGCTCGACCTCTCGCGTCGATTTTTCGACCCTATAGTGAGGAAGAGCAAGCCTTGTTGCGTCAGGCGCTGGTGGATGCCCGTGGGATGACCGACCGGGCTGCCCGACCGGGCGCGTTGGCTGATGCCGAAAGGCTTATCACGCAAGCGCACAAGGAAGCCGTTGAGACTTTGCTGGCCAGTAGCAAGGGTAAAAAATATCGCCCGGACGTGATCGGCTTTCATGGCCAGACGGTATGGCATGATCCGGCCAATCGGCTGACTGTGCAGATTGGTGACGGGCAGGCCTTGGCCGATGCCTTTGGGGTGCCGGTGGTTTATGACTTCCGGGCGGCTGATGTGGCGCTTGGCGGGCAGGGAGCGCCGATGGTGCCGGTCTATCACAGCGCTATCCAGCAGCAGCTCGAACTGCCGTTGCCCATTGCTTTTGTCAATATTGGTGGGGTTGCCAATATCACCTTCATTGGTGCGAGCGGCATGATGACTGCCTTTGATAGTGGGCCGGGCAATGCCCTGATCAATGACTTCGTGCGCGAGAAGGCCGGACTTGATATGGATGAAGGTGGCAAACTGGCGCGGGCCGGATCGATTGATTATCTGGTGTTGGCGACAATCATGGCCGATCCCTATTTCCGCAAACCTGCACCGAAATCCATTGATCGCAATGCCTTTGATATTTCAGCGGTCATGAGCAAAAGCCTTGAGGATGGTGCAGCGACGCTTGCCGCCCTGACGGCTGAAACCATCGCTCTTGGGCTTGAGCATATGGAGCAGTTGGAGCGACATCCCGCCGAGATGGTGGTGGTCTGTGGTGGCGGGCAGCATAATCATTTTCTGATGGATCAGTTGCGCGGTGCGCTGGATATGCCGGTTATGCCTGCGGATGATCTAGGCTGGAAGGGTGATACATTGGAAGCTGAAGCCTTTGGTTATCTGGCCGTGCGGTCGCAGTTGGGCATGCCGTTGACCTATCCGGGGACCACCGGGGTGCCCAAACCGACGCGCGGTGGGGTTTTAGCGGAGCCTGTGGCTAAGTCTGACCCTTCGTGA
- a CDS encoding alpha/beta hydrolase yields MPEVIFNGPAGRLEGRLHPSKNRKAPIALILHPHPRFGGTMNNEIIYNLYYMFARRGFTVLRFNFRGVGRSQGAFDHGVGELSDAAAALDWVQTYHSEAPGVWIAGFSFGAWIGMQLLMRRPEVDGFISIAPPANLYDFSFLAPCPSSGLITHGGMDKVVPHKDVQALVDKLKTQKGIVIDQEIIPGANHFFKEETDQLINVCANYLDRRIGFDPSQLEDVTEGGDQAEKAIHA; encoded by the coding sequence ATGCCAGAGGTGATCTTCAATGGCCCTGCGGGGCGCCTGGAAGGCCGTTTGCATCCATCAAAGAATCGCAAGGCTCCCATTGCACTTATCTTACATCCGCACCCGCGCTTTGGCGGCACGATGAACAACGAGATTATCTATAATCTCTATTACATGTTCGCCCGGCGCGGCTTCACCGTGCTGCGCTTCAACTTCCGCGGCGTTGGTCGCTCACAGGGCGCCTTTGACCATGGCGTCGGAGAGCTTTCCGATGCGGCGGCAGCCCTTGACTGGGTTCAAACCTATCATTCAGAGGCCCCCGGCGTCTGGATTGCAGGCTTCTCTTTTGGCGCCTGGATCGGTATGCAGCTTCTGATGCGCCGTCCGGAAGTTGATGGCTTCATTTCGATAGCTCCTCCGGCCAACCTCTATGATTTCTCTTTCCTTGCCCCTTGCCCGTCTTCCGGTCTCATCACCCATGGCGGCATGGACAAGGTGGTGCCGCACAAGGATGTACAGGCCCTCGTTGACAAGCTGAAAACCCAGAAGGGCATTGTCATCGATCAGGAAATCATTCCCGGCGCAAACCACTTCTTCAAGGAAGAGACCGATCAGCTGATCAATGTCTGCGCCAATTATCTCGACCGCCGCATTGGCTTTGATCCTTCCCAGCTTGAGGATGTGACCGAAGGCGGCGATCAGGCAGAAAAAGCCATTCACGCTTAA
- a CDS encoding cysteine desulfurase family protein: protein MLRAYLDHNATSPLRPSVRDAMMAAWDVGGNPSSVHMEGRAARGLIEKARGQVASLVGARASDVIFTSGASEANMLALSPEMKEAYEASPASHLYISAIEHPSVRSAGRFSAQAVSEIPVTGDGVVDVNALRALLEAHDQTSGRAMIAVMAVNSETGVIQPMHAIGKLAAEFNAYFHLDAVQAAGRIPLVLPEIGCTSLSLSAHKLGGPKGVGALVMAREGLEPLPLITGGPQENRLRAGTENVAGIAGFAEACLSAEGALVANDDGIAKQTKLRDAFEAELVAMAPDVIVFGQKSPRVGNSCQFAIPGLRGETTLIQLDLGGVAVSSGSACSSGKVTASHVLTAMGFGANVASGAIRVSFGWNSEEADLALLIKQLRKICEKNSINAPRLVENA, encoded by the coding sequence ATGTTGCGAGCCTATCTAGACCATAATGCGACTTCTCCTTTGCGCCCGTCTGTGCGCGACGCGATGATGGCAGCATGGGATGTGGGAGGAAATCCGTCTTCTGTTCATATGGAAGGGCGCGCGGCGCGCGGGCTGATCGAGAAGGCGCGCGGACAAGTCGCGTCTCTGGTTGGAGCGCGAGCCAGCGATGTGATCTTCACCTCCGGGGCAAGTGAGGCCAATATGCTGGCTTTGTCGCCTGAGATGAAGGAAGCCTATGAGGCAAGCCCGGCTTCGCATTTGTATATAAGCGCCATTGAGCATCCCTCTGTGCGCTCTGCCGGACGTTTTTCTGCCCAAGCGGTCAGCGAAATCCCGGTCACTGGCGACGGTGTGGTTGATGTCAACGCCTTGCGTGCCTTGCTGGAGGCCCATGATCAGACGAGCGGACGGGCAATGATTGCCGTGATGGCGGTCAATAGCGAGACCGGTGTCATCCAGCCGATGCATGCAATTGGCAAACTCGCAGCCGAATTCAACGCCTATTTTCATCTTGATGCTGTGCAGGCCGCAGGGCGCATTCCACTTGTTCTGCCCGAGATTGGCTGTACCAGCCTGTCGCTGTCTGCTCATAAGCTTGGTGGCCCCAAAGGGGTGGGCGCTTTGGTGATGGCCCGCGAAGGGCTGGAGCCGTTGCCGCTGATAACCGGTGGCCCTCAGGAAAATCGTCTGCGTGCCGGCACCGAGAATGTGGCTGGCATTGCTGGCTTTGCCGAGGCTTGCCTCAGTGCAGAAGGCGCGCTTGTCGCAAATGATGATGGTATAGCCAAACAAACAAAGCTGCGTGACGCCTTTGAGGCAGAGCTGGTTGCCATGGCGCCGGACGTGATTGTGTTCGGTCAGAAGAGCCCACGGGTTGGCAATAGCTGCCAATTTGCGATTCCGGGTTTAAGAGGGGAAACAACCCTCATTCAGCTTGACCTCGGTGGCGTGGCGGTGAGTTCCGGCTCTGCCTGTTCATCAGGGAAAGTGACCGCATCCCATGTGCTGACGGCAATGGGATTTGGCGCAAATGTTGCCAGTGGTGCTATCCGCGTGAGCTTTGGCTGGAACAGTGAAGAGGCGGATTTGGCGCTGTTGATCAAGCAGTTGCGTAAAATATGCGAGAAAAACTCAATAAATGCGCCCCGCCTTGTTGAGAATGCTTAG
- the sufB gene encoding Fe-S cluster assembly protein SufB: MAAVKETVDQVKQIDVDQYKYGFVTEIETDKAPLGLNEDVIRFISAKKEEPEWMLEWRLEAYKRWLTMEEPTWAKLEYPKPKFNEIYYYSAPKGSDGPKSLDEVDPELLRTYEKLGIPLQEQEILAGVSEEDRQYSRVAVDAVFDSVSVATTFKAELEKAGVIFCSISEAIREHPELVQKYLASVVPVTDNFYSTLNCAVFTDGSFVYVPPGVRCPMELSTYFRINEQNTGQFERTLIIADKGSYVSYLEGCTAPQRDENQLHAAVVELIALEDAEIKYSTVQNWYPGDSEGKGGIYNFVTKRGDCREKNAKISWTQVETGSAITWKYPSCILRGDNSVGEFYSIAISNGRQQIDSGTKMIHLGKNTSSRIISKGISAGRSDNTYRGLVSAHKKASHARNFTQCDSLLIGDQCGAHTIPYIESKNASAIFEHEATTSKISDDQMFYCRARGIGEEEAVALIVNGFVKDVIQQLPMEFAVEAQKLIGISLEGSVG, from the coding sequence ATGGCTGCTGTGAAGGAGACGGTCGATCAGGTCAAACAGATCGACGTTGACCAATATAAATATGGCTTCGTGACAGAGATCGAGACGGACAAGGCACCGCTTGGTCTCAATGAAGATGTGATCCGCTTCATTTCGGCCAAAAAGGAAGAGCCGGAATGGATGCTTGAATGGCGACTGGAGGCTTATAAGCGCTGGTTGACCATGGAAGAGCCAACTTGGGCGAAGCTTGAATATCCAAAGCCGAAATTCAACGAAATATATTACTATTCTGCCCCCAAGGGGTCGGATGGTCCCAAAAGCCTCGACGAAGTGGATCCCGAGCTGCTTCGTACCTATGAGAAGCTGGGCATTCCGCTGCAGGAGCAGGAAATTCTGGCCGGTGTGTCGGAAGAAGATCGTCAATATTCGAGGGTCGCGGTCGATGCGGTGTTCGATTCTGTGTCGGTGGCAACCACCTTCAAGGCCGAGCTTGAAAAAGCGGGTGTGATCTTCTGTTCGATCTCCGAAGCGATCCGCGAGCATCCGGAGCTGGTGCAGAAATATCTGGCGTCGGTTGTCCCGGTGACGGACAATTTCTATTCAACACTCAACTGTGCCGTCTTCACGGATGGTTCGTTCGTCTATGTGCCGCCGGGCGTGCGTTGCCCGATGGAGCTGTCGACCTATTTCCGAATCAACGAGCAGAATACCGGCCAGTTCGAGCGGACCCTGATCATTGCCGACAAGGGCTCATATGTGTCCTATCTTGAGGGCTGTACTGCGCCGCAACGCGACGAAAACCAGCTCCATGCTGCCGTGGTCGAGTTGATCGCGCTGGAAGATGCCGAGATCAAGTATTCGACGGTCCAGAACTGGTATCCGGGCGACAGCGAAGGCAAGGGCGGCATTTATAACTTCGTCACCAAGCGTGGTGATTGCCGCGAGAAAAATGCCAAGATTTCCTGGACGCAGGTCGAAACCGGGTCCGCCATCACCTGGAAATATCCAAGCTGCATTCTGCGCGGGGACAATTCCGTTGGCGAATTCTACTCGATTGCCATTTCCAATGGTCGCCAGCAGATCGATAGTGGCACCAAGATGATTCATCTGGGCAAGAATACCTCCTCACGGATTATCTCCAAGGGCATCTCTGCCGGGCGTTCCGACAATACCTATCGCGGTCTTGTCTCTGCCCACAAGAAAGCCTCGCATGCGCGTAACTTTACCCAGTGTGACAGCCTGCTGATCGGTGACCAGTGTGGGGCCCATACGATCCCCTATATCGAGAGCAAGAATGCGTCGGCCATTTTCGAGCATGAAGCCACCACCTCCAAAATCTCCGATGACCAGATGTTCTATTGCAGGGCGCGCGGCATCGGCGAAGAGGAAGCCGTGGCGCTGATCGTCAATGGGTTCGTCAAGGATGTCATTCAGCAGTTGCCGATGGAATTTGCGGTCGAAGCGCAGAAATTGATCGGAATTTCGCTCGAAGGGTCTGTTGGTTAG
- a CDS encoding ADP-ribosylation/crystallin J1: MVKTITLFRPVGLEELQLIEQSKWTRFPPRLPEQPIFYPVTNEGYAIQIARDWNTKTGSKHGYVTRFEVDAEYVAKFERKIVGGRDHEELWVPSEELDEFNQNIVGSIAVTQQFIPDETN; the protein is encoded by the coding sequence ATGGTCAAAACTATAACCCTTTTTCGCCCAGTGGGATTAGAAGAACTTCAACTTATCGAGCAAAGCAAGTGGACGCGGTTTCCACCTAGATTGCCTGAACAGCCTATCTTCTACCCAGTGACAAATGAGGGCTATGCGATTCAAATTGCGCGGGATTGGAACACCAAGACCGGATCAAAACACGGCTATGTCACTCGATTTGAGGTCGATGCAGAGTATGTGGCTAAATTTGAACGCAAAATAGTTGGCGGCCGCGATCATGAAGAGCTTTGGGTGCCTTCAGAAGAATTAGACGAGTTTAATCAGAATATTGTGGGTTCAATCGCCGTCACACAGCAATTTATCCCGGACGAAACAAATTGA
- the sufC gene encoding Fe-S cluster assembly ATPase SufC has protein sequence MLEIKNLHAEVEGNKILNGINLTIKAGEVHAIMGPNGSGKSTLSYVLAGKDDYEITEGEVLFFGENVLEMDPEERAAVGLFLAMQYPIEIPGVSNMTFLKTALNAQRIARDEGEIKTPDFMKKIKELSASLNVTQEMLRRPLNVGFSGGEKKRNEILQMALLEPKLCILDETDSGLDIDALRIVSEGVNALRSPERSMLIITHYQRLLDYIVPDVVHVMYKGQIVKSGDKDLALQLEEKGYAEFTGEAAA, from the coding sequence ATGTTGGAAATCAAAAATCTTCATGCCGAAGTGGAAGGCAACAAAATCCTCAACGGCATCAACCTGACCATCAAAGCTGGCGAAGTGCATGCCATTATGGGGCCTAATGGCTCGGGCAAGTCGACGCTCTCCTACGTGCTGGCTGGCAAGGATGATTATGAAATCACCGAAGGCGAAGTGTTGTTCTTTGGTGAGAATGTGCTCGAAATGGACCCTGAAGAGCGGGCGGCTGTTGGCCTGTTTCTGGCCATGCAATATCCGATCGAAATTCCGGGTGTGTCGAACATGACCTTCCTGAAAACCGCGCTCAATGCCCAGCGGATCGCGCGCGATGAAGGGGAGATCAAGACCCCTGATTTCATGAAAAAGATCAAGGAACTGTCTGCCAGCTTGAATGTCACGCAGGAAATGCTGCGCCGTCCGTTGAATGTCGGCTTTTCCGGTGGTGAGAAGAAACGCAACGAGATCCTGCAGATGGCTCTGCTGGAGCCAAAACTCTGCATTCTTGACGAGACGGATTCCGGCCTTGATATCGATGCGCTGCGCATTGTGTCCGAAGGCGTGAATGCCCTGCGCTCACCGGAGCGCTCGATGCTGATCATCACCCACTATCAGCGCCTGCTCGACTATATCGTGCCGGACGTGGTGCATGTGATGTATAAGGGCCAGATCGTGAAGTCGGGCGACAAGGATCTTGCCTTGCAGCTGGAAGAAAAGGGCTACGCCGAGTTTACTGGCGAAGCTGCGGCTTGA